The following are encoded in a window of Onthophagus taurus isolate NC chromosome 3, IU_Otau_3.0, whole genome shotgun sequence genomic DNA:
- the LOC111423967 gene encoding uncharacterized protein, with translation MKPIPSRTTFILLVQAAIISLTSARTGFEKLTDFDYKGTNYYTAKNLSLYECQGWCREEQECQAAAFSFVVNPLVAHQETLCQLQNETSANNPSAVPQRSVNMYYMTKIQLRTDNICSRPWTFERVPNKMIRGLDNALIYTSTKEACLTACLNEHRFTCRSVEYNYITLQCQLSDSDRRTTGQYVQFIDQSGVDYFENLCLKGNLACKTNRSFGVPKIGVPDDKVALYADLNYYTDKELQVSSEAACKLACEIENEFLCRSFLFKGPPQGSQYNCQLYHLDHKMLPDGPSTYLNAERPLIDNGERIGTYFENTCEKQVGVGPSSENTLPVVFEATEDPTINNLTRSDINCDKTGTCYDVSVNCKDTKIAVQVRTNKPFNGRIYALGRSETCNMDVIDSDLFRLDLTMSGQDCNTQSVTGIYSNTVVLQHHSVVMTKADKIYKVKCTYDMSSKNITFGMMPIRDPEMISITSAPEAPPPRIRILDSHMREVETVRIGDKLTFRIEIPEDTPYGIFARSCVAMAKDSKSTFQIIDEDGCPLDPSIFPAFTTDGNVLQSIYDAFRFTESYGVIFQCNVKYCLGPCDPAVCEWGRESLESWGRKKRSISNETETDKEEDMTLSQEILVLDLGDDKQDFDKLVYKATDYHEDKITITEVCPTKTSVLALGVTCALLVILYISTIFCYYMKKWLNPSKHLP, from the exons ATGAAGCCGATACCATCCCGGACGACTTTTATCCTCCTGGTCCAAGCCGCCATCATATCACTGACCTCAG CTCGTACTGGATTTGAGAAACTAACCGATTTCGATTATAAAGGCACAAATTATTACACTGCAAAGAATTTATCTTTGTATGAATGCCAAGGATGGTGTAGGGAAGAACAAGAATGTCAAGCAGCAGCTTTCAGTTTTGTAGTAAATCCATTAGTAGCTCATCAAGAAACGTTATGTCAACTACAAAATGAAACGTCAGCTAATAATCCGAGTGCTGTTCCACAACGATCGGTTAACATGTATTATATGACGAAGATCCAATTAAGAACGGATAATATTTGTTCGAGACCTTGGACGTTTGAAAGGGTTCCGAATAAGATGATTAGGGGATTAGATAACGCTTTAATCTACACGTCGACGAAGGAAGCGTGCTTAACAGCATGTTTAAATGAG CATAGATTCACTTGCAGATCTGTCGAGTACAACTACATTACACTTCAGTGCCAACTCAGCGATTCAGATAGAAGAACAACTGGTCAATACGTCCAATTCATCGACCAATCCGGAGTGGATTACTtcgaaaatttatgtttaaaaggaAACTTAGCTTGTAAAACGAACAGATCATTTGGCGTACCAAAAATCGGAGTACCAGACGACAAAGTAGCCCTTTACGCCGACCTCAACTACTACACCGACAAAGAATTACAAGTTTCAAGCGAAGCGGCTTGTAAATTAGCCTGCGAAATTGAAAATGAGTTTTTGTGCAggtcatttttattcaaaggACCTCCTCAAGGATCCCAATACAATTGTCAATTGTACCATTTGGATCATAAGATGTTACCGGACGGTCCCAGCACTTATTTGAACGCCGAAAGACCTTTGATTGATAATGGAGAGAGGATTGGAACTTATTTCGAAAATACTTGCGAGa aaCAAGTTGGTGTTGGACCATCATCCGAAAATACACTCCCAGTGGTTTTTGAGGCAACTGAAGATCCTACCATAAATAATCTAACGCGGAGTGATATAAATTGTGATAAAACTGGGACTTGTTATGATg TATCCGTGAATTGTAAAGACACCAAAATCGCTGTGCAAGTAAGAACTAATAAACCATTTAACGGAAGAATTTACGCCTTAGGAAGATCGGAAACTTGTAATATGGATGTAATCGATAGTGATCTTTTCAGATTAGATTTAACGATGAGTGGGCAAGATTGTAACACTCAATCTGTG acCGGAATTTATAGCAACACCGTAGTTCTCCAACATCACAGCGTTGTTATGACTAAGGCAGATAAAATCTATAAAGTAAAATGTACTTATGACATGTCTTCAAAGAACATAACATTCGGAATGATGCCGATTAGAGATCCAGAGATGATTAGCATCACCTCAGCTCCTGAAGCACCACCACCAAGGATTAGAATTTTGGATAGTCATATGCGAGAAGTTGAAACTGTAAGGATTGGTGATAAACTCACGTTTAGAATCGAAATTCCCGAAGATa ctcCTTATGGAATTTTTGCAAGAAGTTGTGTGGCTATGGCTAAAGATTCAAAGAGTACCTTCCAAATAATTGATGAGGATGGTTGTCCGCTCGATCCATCAATTTTCCCAGCATTCACAACAGACGGAAACGTCTTACAATCAATTTACGATGCATTTAGATTTACAGAATCATACGGTGTAATCTTCCAATGCAACGTTAAATATTGTCTGGGTCCGTGCGATCCAGCAGTTTGCGAATGGGGAAGGGAATCATTAGAATCCTGGGGCAGGAAGAAGAGATCCATCTCAAACGAAACCGAAACCGATAAAGAAGAAGATATGACATTGAGCCAAGAGATTTTAGTGTTGGATTTAGGCGATGACAAACaagattttgataaattggTGTACAAAGCAACCGATTACCACGAAGATAAAATCACGATAACCGAAGTGTGTCCAACGAAAACGTCCGTTTTAGCACTTGGCGTAACATGCGCGCTTCTTGTTATCTTATACATAAGTACCATTTTCTGTTATTACATGAAAAAGTGGTTAAATCCATCCAAACACTTGCCGTAA